From Oryza sativa Japonica Group chromosome 4, ASM3414082v1, one genomic window encodes:
- the LOC4334988 gene encoding subtilisin-like protease SBT3.8, whose amino-acid sequence MSGIIAAMPGRMPPMATIVFLLSALLLPLQTSYFVVAQPNNKASKKLYIAYLGEKQHEDPQKTTAAHQDMLTRILGSKEAALESIIYSYKHAFSGFAAMLTESQAQTIAELPEVRSIKPSRVHPLHTTHSQDFLGLDYTKPTGLLHDAKYGDGIIIGIIDTGIWPESASFSDHGLSPIPSKWKGQCQAGEAFRSNQCNRKIIGARWYDKHLSAEDLKGEYRSARDAHGHGTHVASTAAGALVPNISFHGLAAGYARGVAPHARLAVYKACWGLGASCHDAGIIKAFDDAIHDGVDVLSLSIGKSGDEFFSSFHAVKNGITVIFAAGNEGPAPRTVTNALPWVITVASATIDRVFPTVITLANGSSSIVGQSLFYQPKDNNNWYEIHHSSCLIKDGEKINASLASGKIVFCYSPLSVSITSPFGYVSHAVKAAKEAGAKGIIIATYGLDILDYFEKCGAMPCIFVDFDAVGQINSSGDENTTPLVKIAPARTWVGGEVLAPKISTFSSRGPSPLLPQFLKPDVAAPGSNILAAVKDSYKFQSGTSMACPHVSGVAALLKALHPDWSPAIIKSALVTTASNDRYGLPILANGLPQKIADPFDYGGGFIDPNKATDPGLAYDVDPKDYDLVVNCESANSSCESIFQNLNLPSIAIPNLTMPTTVLRTVTNVGQDDAIYKAVVQCPPGVRISVEPSVLQFKQGKKKQSFKVTFSMTHKVQGSYLFGSLAWCDGAAHYVRIPIAVRPVISENYADL is encoded by the exons ATGTCTGGAATAATTGCGGCCATGCCAGGTCGGATGCCTCCCATGGCaaccatcgtcttcctcctctcagcactcctccttccactgcAAACATCCTACTTTGTGGTCGCCCAACCCAACAATAAAGCATCAAAAAAG CTCTACATTGCGTACTTAGGGGAAAAGCAGCATGAAGATCCTCAAAAAACAACAGCTGCACACCAAGATATGCTCACCAGAATCCTTGGAAG CAAAGAGGCAGCACTTGAGTCGATTATTTACAGCTATAAGCATGCCTTCTCTGGGTTCGCCGCCATGCTCACTGAATCACAGGCACAAACAATTGCAG AGCTACCTGAGGTACGCAGCATAAAACCAAGCAGAGTGCACCCATTACATACAACTCATAGCCAGGATTTCCTTGGATTAGACTACACCAAGCCAACTGGTCTACTCCATGATGCAAAGTACGGAGACGGCATCATCATTGGAATAATCGACACAG GTATCTGGCCTGAGTCTGCAAGCTTTAGTGACCATGGCCTAAGCCCTATTCCTTCCAAATGGAAAGGCCAATGTCAAGCTGGCGAAGCCTTCAGGTCAAACCAGTGCAACCGGAAGATTATTGGGGCTCGATGGTATGACAAACATTTGAGCGCAGAGGATCTGAAAGGAGAATATAGGTCGGCCAGGGACGCGCATGGCCATGGGACACATGTGGCATCCACTGCAGCTGGTGCCCTGGTACCAAACATTAGCTTCCATGGGCTAGCTGCTGGTTATGCCAGGGGCGTCGCACCCCACGCACGGCTTGCAGTCTACAAGGCGTGCTGGGGACTGGGGGCAAGCTGTCATGATGCGGGCATCATCAAAGCGTTTGACGATGCCATACATGATGGCGTCGATGTGCTATCCCTTTCTATTGGTAAGAGCGGTGATGAGTTCTTTAGCAGCTTCCACGCTGTGAAGAATGGCATTACTGTCATTTTCGCGGCAGGGAACGAGGGCCCTGCTCCTCGGACTGTTACAAATGCATTACCCTGGGTTATAACGGTTGCATCAGCCACGATAGACCGTGTTTTCCCTACTGTTATCACACTTGCcaatggcagcagcagcattgtG GGTCAGTCCTTGTTCTATCAGCCAAAGGATAACAACAACTGGTATGAGATTCATCACTCCAG CTGTCTAATTAAGGATGGGGAGAAAATTAATGCATCCCTTGCTTCTGGGAAGATCGTGTTTTGCTACAGTCCTCTTTCTGTGAGCATAACTTCACCATTTGGCTATGTGTCCCACGCTGTGAAAGCTGCCAAGGAGGCTGGAGCGAAGGGGATCATTATTGCCACATATGGTCTTGATATTCTTGACTACTTTGAAAAGTGTGGTGCCATGCCGTGCATTTTCGTGGACTTCGATGCTGTAGGACAAATAAATTCATCTGGTGATGAAAACACTACACCTTTAGTTAAGATTGCTCCAGCGCGTACTTGGGTTGGAGGTGAAGTTCTTGCCCCAAAAATCTCAACATTCTCCTCCAGAGGACCCAGCCCACTTTTACCACAATTCCTCAAG CCTGATGTTGCGGCGCCTGGATCTAATATCTTGGCCGCTGTGAAAGATTCGTACAAGTTCCAGTCAGGCACTTCAATGGCATGCCCACATGTGTCAGGTGTAGCCGCATTACTCAAAGCATTGCATCCAGATTGGTCTCCTGCTATTATTAAATCAGCACTAGTGACTACAG CAAGCAATGACAGATATGGTCTTCCAATATTGGCTAATGGGCTACCGCAAAAGATAGCTGATCCGTTTGACTATGGTGGCGGCTTTATTGATCCAAATAAAGCTACTGATCCTGGACTAGCATATGATGTTGACCCAAAAGACTATGACTTAGTCGTTAATTGTGAATCTGCCAACTCAAGCTGTGAATCTATATTTCAAAATCTGAACCTTCCATCAATTGCGATCCCGAATCTGACAATGCCAACAACGGTGCTGAGAACAGTGACAAATGTAGGCCAAGATGATGCCATTTATAAGGCTGTTGTCCAATGCCCTCCTGGTGTGCGGATATCGGTGGAGCCATCTGTTTTACAATTCAAGCAAGGAAAGAAGAAGCAGAGCTTCAAGGTCACCTTTAGCATGACACACAAGGTTCAGGGAAGCTACCTGTTTGGAAGCCTAGCATGGTGTGATGGTGCCGCTCACTATGTCAGGATCCCAATTGCCGTTCGACCAGTTATATCTGAGAATTATGCAGATCTCTGA